TTAATGAACATTTGTGTATTTACTTAAGTCGGTAATAAAATACCTAAAACCTAATGGTAACAAAATACATAGAACATACAACTTCTCATTCAGCTTGTTGCCTCTTCTGCACAGGAGAAATTATCTTGAATCTGACCCATCCGATCCCACTCCCATGTACTTCCCTTTAAACCCTTTCCCACCCGAACTGATTTCCATAGAAGAACTCCTCCATAACTTCCTGCCCACTCTAACCAACTTTATCCTAAACAATTCAAACAAACCTGAATTAGTACCATCCAATTACCAAAAAAACAACAAATGAAACACTTAATTCACAATTCCAACATTAAAACCATCTTCAAACAAAGAAAATTACCCGATCAATCTTCCTTGGACCACCATCAGTTCTTATCTCCAACTGATTAGGGCAAACAAACCCTAACAACCACACCATCACACCGAAGCAATAAGCATAAATTAAAACAGTTGTATGAAATAGAATCAACATTTTGACATATATTCTTTGTGACAAACGAAGTTAACTTAGTAATTATTATTTACAAGAAATTACAATCTGATGCATCTTAATGGTTTGTGAGTGTTGTGTGCTTACCCGCTCGTCTGCCCGTTCACCATAATCTTAGAATCTTCGCCGAAACCTCACCAGATGTTACCTACTCATCAGATCAACATTAGTCGTCGGATTAAGGTTCAGGGACAGTCGATCTAACCAAATAGCGAAACATGCAATAGAAAATGACTTACCAGAAGTTGATCGAAACCCTAACTGCTTGACCGCCGTCATTGTCAGAGCAATGGCAGCATCTGATGTAACATATCTTGTCGCTCTCCGTCAAAAACCATATATTCGGGCCAGCGATTGGTTCATCGGAAACGCATCTGAGTTACCAGAAATTGGCCGGAACCCCAGCTTCCTAACAGAACCGGCCAGGAGCCGTCAACCCGTAGAATCGTCGGAAAACACCATCCCCGCCATTGGATGTTGGTACTGGTGACGCATAGTAGGTAATCGGAGATTCGGAGATATGATGCCTTTGCTTTGCTTGTACCGGAATGACTCCAGATCAGAGCATCATCTTGCCATGAATATCATGTGATTGGAGGGAGAATAGAGATATTAGCTGTGGTAATGACCGGAGCGTCGGAACCCTAGAACCCCGGCCGTGAAGTTCCCATTCAGCGACAACAATACCGTCGGCCGGAGACCATAGCCGGTTCCTCCATCACCGCCGCGTCTCTCCCTATCCTCCGTCgcacgctctctctctctctctttcagcAGTCTCTGTCTAGTCTTTCTACCGTCAGAAGTGTTgggtttttttatatgttaaaaaaCCCTTAAATACCCTCTGAGTTTTACTGTTCATTTCGTTTGGTTGTTAATATATAGGAGAATAACATAAATGGGGGTGGTTTGATTGTGGTAAAATTACTATTACGTACATGAAATTTACGAGAGGTTTATATAGATAATAAAATTCATTCCAAGATAAGGATAAACTTTTTATATGATTTCACTTATGTTCATGATTAATTATGGGGCAATGTTCCATTGAAGAATGCAATGTATCAACGCTAGATGTTTAGTGGTTTTAACATTCCCTCCATTTAAAACATTGTTGATTAAATCCAACATGCTACTCTAAGTTCTAGTCATTTTGATCTTAGGGTGTATATTGTGATGATGGATATATATAATGAGactaaattttgatgtgtgtaaataGGATTTATAATGAATGCGATGTTgttgttggatcagttctgtttaatcataatggaaaacatgaaaacatacctattacagcagacagtgcagtggagCCAATCAGAGAAGATGACATCGAGTTCGACATAGTTGTCAttgtgatctggttcctccttagggtgctaactgatgacGGTGATGATGAAAACCGAATAGGGGATTCGGTATGGAGAAGAGGTCGATGATGTTATGATTATTAGGTTATGTCTAAGTGTGTAACCTTTTGACCtctacataattctccttatataagcacccaagaggaaacctaattagttaataagggtaatatggtccatcaacaattatcaactaattatttaataggttattatatattttgatctatattatgtaaatgattataatgactactagattaaatattaaacataatatatttaatcttacattctcccacttagccgagtaatcatttactatgagtattagataagcctgatatTCATGCCACGTCATCCGCCACGTTAGATGCGTTGAGTCGCAATTTCCCCAAAGAAGAACTGTAAAGTGATTGTATAAATTAGCTTCAAGTCCCTCAGCCATCCCTGCAATGCAATCATTTGCCAATGATGAAGAAGGGTATATACGAAACGTACATCTGAGCATCTatacaaacaataaaaaaaattaatagacCAAACTATGAAGAACGGGTGTCGTGATATTTAACAAGTGAACATATATGCATGTAACCTGATATCAAACCTGTCCATTGTGTAAGATGACATTGACTCTCCCTTCAATAGCATCTGCCAATCCTACAACTTTCATATCTTGAAAAGCAGTTGGTGCTTGCCCTTGAAGAACATATCTACGCAGGCATTGCTTACATGACTAATACATTAAAAGAGTCATGCGGTTAATAAGCATATTATATAAGGTTGGGTAGTGGTGAATTGACCTGCGGTATAAACTATAAAGTGTGGCTGAAATGACCGGTGGCAAGAAGAGAATGAGTGAAAGAAAAGTGAAATTAATAGAACCTTTTAACAGCCATTCAAATAAATGGCCATTGGTGTTACAATTCTCAAAAGTAGATACTATCCATATAGATTTTTAAATGAAAGGACAAAATGTATAACTTCAAGAAAACCACAAGGATGATctacgtaatttactctattaaacatttaacatttcataagataagaAAAGCAAATGTTACTTTAAACTTTTgagctatgcagttaatgcggtataAAATCAGATATcagtcaaggaccgatatttgagatatagattattgcggtgggatatcggtaattttaatatcatgcagaatttatatatatcacaatttaacactaacaattcagtatactctcctaccgttaacaaattaaccttttgcaacttacAAAACAACAATTCTCGCAAGTAGGAAATAATTAGGATTTAAAACACCAACGATTTAAcaattaaaacttaaaacactaatagcagcaataagaagaattAGTCCATCTATTTTCTAACACCCAGATATTGATATGCCACCAAGAATAAGTCAAAGTCAACAACGGGTAAGTCAAGGAGGACACAACAATTATGGTAAGTCAAGGAGGACACAACAATAAGTCAAAGTCAACCACGGGTAAGTCAAGGAGGTCTTTTTCGTATTATTACCTGCTTTAGCTCGTGTTTGAGCTCTTGCCTAACCCATTCCATTAAAGAACACTCAATTTCAGTTGGAAGGCCAAATCCCATACTGTCTGAAACATCGAGACCACTGTCAAACATGTTAGTGTCACCGTCTACTTGCTCTTCATCGTCGTCGGACATTGTTGCTCATGTACCCTCCCCAGGTGATACACCTATACATACACCATATTCATTAGCAATAACCATTAATTAACCAGACTTGGTTGTAAACATGTTTGAGATAGATTCTGATAAAGGTGCAACCATGcaagtaggggtgcaaacgagccgagctacgcgagctcggctcgaaaaaaagcttgaacgagccgagcttaaacgagctcgagctcgagcccgagcctaaaaaacaaactcgtttagtaaacgagcccgagcttcgcttatcgagctcgagtcggctcgcgagcctaaacgagctttctatttatatattttttattaatatattaaacatatatttatataataataattaccatttatataaatataaaaaataatttaattatatgaataacaataattataattaatataaattaattaataaatactaaacgagtcgagcccaaGCCAAGCTCAAGCTTGAAAAATTGCcttcgagccgagcttgagctttagaaataaagctcaaatcgagccgagctcgagctttcatatgttaaacgagctcaagctcgagcctggtcgagctcggactcggctcggctcgtttgcacccctacatGCAAGTGATCTAAAATAGCCATCATAAAAGTAAATTAACATctaaaagatatttaaaatattaaatatacaaaGATATGATTAATTACCTGTTAAGCTTTGTAAAGATTGTTCTAGCTCCCAACAAGCCATGACTGCTTCCATTGCATGGACACGAACATGTTGCTGTAACTGTTCTTTAAATGACGATAGCAGTATAACATAATGTGCCTaaacacaaataaataaataaataaataaataaataaataaatgattatATGCTAGTAACAATAAAACGATAGACAATCGTCCTAGGTTTTCAAAGACGTGAGGTGCTCCAAGGCGTGTCGATCACAAATATCACAAATAAGCTTTATTTACAACCAAAAAATGTGCCTCTCTTATTTGTTTTATACATCAAGTTTTTATCAATTAAACATTTCATAAATTCTTCATCCCTTAAGTTCTTTTTACGTATCAACGCCCTACATACACTAGTTTTGACTTTTGACCCAGAAGTACATGAGACACATAGGACACAGTGTGATGATATCAGAAATTCTTGATGAGGTTATAGAAAAGAGGATTGTTTAAAGTGAGAGAGACAGGGGTTCCACAACAAGAGGAAAGTAGAAACTTAAAACATAAAAGAATTCCCTCATTCTGAGTGGAAAAGGCTTTAAAGGGGACTCCACAAATAATTACTCCTTTGGAATAATAACATCTTATTAATCAAAAGTATGAACTGAAACTATGCATTTTGCATAGAGTACCTGTATAAAGTTCACAGTTAAACCCCATCCCCCTATGGGCCACTTTAGCCCACTAACCTGCCAAAAAAAGGTTTTTATATAATCTATCAATAAAACTTCATCAGCAAAAAAAGATTAGTTCTACACACCTGATGCACTATATATCATCAAACTATCTACTTGTAGAACACAAAGAAGAACTTCAGACAAATCTCCCATACGACACCAGCAGGCCTAAACAACAGCAAGAATGAAGGCAACCATTTTGAACCCAGTTCGGATTCAAACCCTAACCCGATTTGTTCACCTCCAACTTCAACTACTCTAACCTGTTTATCAAAAATTGCAGCAATTAACCTCTAATTTAAGTCAAGAACGACACAATAACCTGCTATACTACATATAACTCAAGAAATTTGATATTTTAACTCAAGAAATTTGTAAAGATAATACAAATTAGAAACAATCGAACACAACAAAAATACCTGGTGGTCCGACGGCGTTGCAGGGGTGGTTTGGCGAGGTGTTGCGGCGGCGCAGAGGAGGTGGTCTGGCGTGGTGTGCGGCGTGAGTCTAGGGTTTGGGGGAGGAAGCGGTCTGGGGAAATCAGTAATGGCGATGGTGTTGGGCAAGGTGGGTGTTCTTCGTGGGTTGATTTCGAAGCAGATGGGGGTTCGACGTAGGGTAATTGGGAAGCAGTTGAAGGTGTCGTGGGAGCCCTTTTTTTTGCTGTAATTGggattttgggggggggggggggaagcaaAGGTGAGGGAGGGAAAAAGCCCGCCTTTTTTTAGGTATTAAAATCTAGGTAAGATAGAAGCCTGACCGTTGGATCGTATCACTTATCAATGGTTGGATTGAAAGTGCACATGGATCAACCCATGTCGGCCCTATTGCTTTTAGGGGTGATAAACAGGTTGGGTTTGTGGGTTGACGGGCCCAACCCGAACTTGAAAATCGTCTCAA
Above is a window of Helianthus annuus cultivar XRQ/B chromosome 14, HanXRQr2.0-SUNRISE, whole genome shotgun sequence DNA encoding:
- the LOC110905449 gene encoding anaphase-promoting complex subunit 1-like, with amino-acid sequence MSDDDEEQVDGDTNMFDSGLDVSDSMGFGLPTEIECSLMEWVRQELKHELKQSCKQCLRRYVLQGQAPTAFQDMKVVGLADAIEGRVNVILHNGQMLRCTFRIYPSSSLANDCIAGMAEGLEANLYNHFTVLLWGNCDSTHLTWRMTWHEYQAYLILIVNDYSAKWENVRLNILCL